A single Cyprinus carpio isolate SPL01 chromosome A20, ASM1834038v1, whole genome shotgun sequence DNA region contains:
- the LOC109048683 gene encoding zona pellucida sperm-binding protein 3-like, with amino-acid sequence MRLVVFSYVGLLLLIAVDLSLVQWSSFQQGQDPLRFQKQQLPVLAPQQSVKDPQASPTFRPPRPVMSPAGVDARKLQEPGSSQSKQVMQAPITPLTWHFPVVPEDPQKPDVPFEPHVPIASQSVAAECGENSVRVEVKKDFFGTGQLVNPSFLSLGGCAAIGEDSKAQVLIFEYELQTCGSSVVMTDDELVYTFNLLYTPATLVGTPIIRADVAAVGIECHYSRLRNVSSNILLPTWVPFAATKVAEDVLVFSLRLVTDDWMFERPSNQYFLGQFLKLEASVKQYNHVPLRIFVDSCVASAAPVVNATTTPRYSFIENHGCLVDAKLTGSTSSFMRRIQNDKLQFQLEAFRFQQDDSGLVYVTCALKAVMASTPTSPENKACSFINGWTSVDDNDQVCMCCDSTCGLSSEGQARSDLGLVSEGKATIGPIVITH; translated from the exons atgaggCTGGTGGTTTTTAGTTATGTTGGGTTGTTGTTGCTTATTGCAGTTGACTTGAGTTTGGTACAGTGGTCAAGCTTTCAGCAAGGCCAGGATCCACTAAGATTCCAAAAGCAACAGTTGCCAGTTTTAGCTCCTCAGCAATCTGTTAAAGATCCACAGGCATCACCAACTTTTAGGCCTCCAAGACCTGTAATGAGTCCTGCTGGGGTGGATGCACGGAAGCTTCAAGAACCTGGAAGTAGTCAATCCAAACAAGTAATGCAGGCTCCAATAACACCTTTGACCTGGCATTTTCCAGTAGTGCCAGAAGATCCCCAAAAGCCAGATGTGCCTTTTGAGCCACATGTACCTATAGCTTCCCAGAGTGTTGCAGCAGAATGTGGGGAGAACTCTGTGCGTGTGGAGGTTAAGAAGGACTTCTTCGGTACTGGTCAGCTGGTGAAtccttcatttctttctttagGAGGCTGTGCAGCTATAGGGGAGGATTCAAAAGCTCAAGTTCTTATATTTGAGTATGAGCTCCAGACGTGTGGCAGCTCTGTGGTG ATGACTGATGATGAGCTTGTGTACACATTCAACCTCCTCTATACTCCTGCGACTTTAGTAGGAACTCCCATTATAAGGGCTGATGTAGCAGCTGTTGGAATTGAGTGCCACTATTCAAG GTTGCGTAATGTAAGCAGCAATATCTTGCTGCCCACTTGGGTTCCTTTTGCTGCAACTAAAGTTGCTGAGGATGTTCTGGTGTTTTCCTTGAGGCTCGTGACTG ATGACTGGATGTTTGAGAGGCCATCCAATCAGTATTTCCTAGGGCAATTCCTGAAACTTGAAGCTTCTGTGAAGCAGTACAACCATGTTCCTCTGCGCATATTTGTGGATAGTTGTGTGGCCTCCGCAGCCCCTGTTGTGAATGCCACCACCACTCCAAGATATTCTTTTATTGAGAACCATGG GTGCCTGGTAGATGCCAAGCTTACAGGCTCCACTTCCAGTTTCATGCGTCGTATTCAGAATGACAAGCTGCAGTTTCAGTTAGAGGCGTTCAGATTCCAGCAAGATGATAGTGGCTTG GTGTACGTCACCTGTGCTCTAAAGGCTGTCATGGCCTCAACCCCCACATCTCCAGAGAACAAGGCTTGCTCCTTCATAAATgg ATGGACATCTGTAGATGACAATGACCAGGTGTGCATGTGCTGTGACTCCACGTGTGGTCTCAGCAGTGAAGGACAAGCACGGTCCGATTTGg